Genomic segment of Planctomycetaceae bacterium:
ACCACGGTCCCATTTCGAACCTGCGTAGGTCCCATAGACTCCACGCTCGGCAGCCAGTTCACTGGATGCCAGAATCGCAAAGTACGAAATGGCTTCCATGCTGTAGTCTGCGAATTCAACGGCCTGCTGGCTCGCATAGCTGATGTTCATCGCAGCCAATGCGTCCTGGAAGCCCATGAGCCCCAGTCCCACAGGTCGATGCTTCTGGTTTGACTCCCGGGCTTCGTCGGTTGGATAGAAGTTGATATCAACGACATTATCCAGCATCCGCATTGCGGTGCGAACCGTTTCCTCCAGAAGTGGCAGGTCAAGTACCCCGTCCAAGACATGGGCAGGCAGATTCACTGAACCAAGATTACAGACCGCCGTTTCAGCGGCAGAAGTATTCAGCAGGATTTCTGTGCACAGATTACTGCTGTGAACCACTCCGCAGTGATCCTGTGGAGACCTGATATTCGAGGGATCCTTCCAGGTGATCCATGGATGGCCCGTTTCGAACAGGCGAGTCAGCATTTTCCGCCAAAGCTCCATTGCCGGAACTCGTCGGAACATGCGCACCCGTCCTTCATCCGCCATCCGTTCGTATTCGAGGTACCGATCTTCAAACGCCTTGCCGTACAAGTCATGCAGATCCGGCACTTCGTCCGGACTGAACAACGTCCATTCCGCTTCCATCTGGACTCGCTTCATGAACAAGTCGGGGATCCAGTTGGCAGTGTGCATGTCGTGGGTACGACGGCGATCGTCACCTGTGTTCTTACGCAGATCCAGGAACTCTTCAATGTCCAGATGCCACGTTTCAAGGTAACTACAGACAGCGCCTTTTCGTTTTCCACCCTGATTCACTGCTACGGCCGTGTCATTCACGACCTTCAGGAATGGAATCACGCCCTGACTACGACCATTGGTACCCTTGATGTAAGCGTTGGTCGCGCGGATGCTGGTCCAGTCATTGCCCAGCCCGCCAGCCCATTTGCTTAGCTTCGCATTGTCCGAAACACATTTAAAGATGTGCTCCAGATCGTCCTTAACCGTCGACAGATAACAGGAACTCAGCTGAGGATGGTTGGTTGCAGAATTGAACAGCGTCGGCGTTGCTGAAGTGAACCGCATTGTCGACAGGATATTGTAAAACTCGATTGCCCGATCTTCGGGGTTCTCTTCGTTCAGAGACAAACCCATAGCAACCCGCATCCAGAAGTACTGCGGGGTTTCAATGCGACGACCATCGATGTGCAACAGGTATCGGTCGTAAACGGCCTGAAGTCCCGGGTACTTGAACAGCGAATCACGTTGTGGCTGAAGCGCAGCGGCAATCCGAGTCAGATCGAAGCGACGCAGCTCCGGAGTCAGGCGATCAGCGACGATTCCGTCGATGACATAATGTTCAAACTGATTGCGATAGAGTTTGTTGTAGTCTTCAGAATCGGCGGGAGAGCTGCCTAATGCTTCATTGCAGATCACCATCCGCAGCAGACGAGCGGCTACAACATCGTAAGCAGGATCACGTTCGATGCGACAGCGGGCTGCAAGAATCGTTGCCCGATAGATCTCTCCAACGGAAATACCGTCAAAGACGGATTTCATCACTTCCTGAAGCAGATCGCCAGAATCACACTCCGGCAACCCCTGACACGCCAACTCCAGACGACGACGGATGCGATTGCTGTCAAATGGAACCCGGACGCCATCATCCAGCTTGACGAACAGGCGAGGCTTAACGGTTTGATCGTCATCAAGTGACTCACTTGGCTGCAGCGATCGAATCTTCTCATGCTCTGCCCGATAGACGATGTAACGACGCGCCACCCGGTAGTGGCCCCGTTTCATCAGTTCGATCTCCACCATGTCCTGGATGGATTCGACGCTCACTCCGCTATCTGTCGAGGCGTCCGACGAAATGTCGTTCGTTACCTGCTCCGTGATCGTGATGATCTCGGCCTGCAGGTTTGGATCAAGATCGTCTCTGGAAGATCCGGTTTCTGCAGAGAAGGCATTCGTGATCGCTCTGTAAATCAGCTTCGAATCGAACGGGGCCGTGCGGCCATCTCGTTTACGGACAATCCATTCAGCGCGTGCTCGAATCATTCGGCAAATCTCCCCTTCTTCCAGGTGAAAGCCACGCTTCTTGCGCGGTCAACTCCATCAATCAACAGTGAACAGCAAAACCACATTTCAAACTTTTGTTCCGCCTTGATCCTATGCACCAGATCTTCGATTTTTACTCAGACAATCCGCTCTCCGCGCAGCCAACAACTTCGCCATGCGCATAGCGCAGCAGCAACGGAATTGGAAACTGGGAGAGTTCAGTCAGAAGGGATCGACTGACTTAGCCGACAGCAGGTCGGATGTGAAGAAATGAATGCAAGAGAACAAGATCGTCAACCTCCTGTTGAAGGGGGGCGTCCTTACCGACGACCGGCAGAATACTGTCCCCGACTGGACTGTCAACAAACCATTCCGACGCTACACAAACCGTTTCAAGGCTTCACGTTGCGGTCAGTCCGGGTCGTTCATCTGAACTGTTTATTAACAGTCGGGGACCGCAATATAAAGTGTCCTTCCAGACTGTCAACACTAAATGTTGTATGAAAGCAAGATCGGAGCCCAGTCTCATTTCAGCGCAGGAAATCTTGAAATTTTAGGAGAATTCCATTCCTGTCGTTCCGTTGCGAAGCGGAAAAATCCCGTCCGTCGGGCAACCGCTGACCACTCTCAATACTTTCCAGACAACTCGTTCACTCTGACTTGAAACGGCCTGCTTCGCGCGTCAGAAGCGTACTCTGCCCGGCAGAGCATTCCCCCCCGGGATCAGGCTCCGGCATTTTCTGGCAGGCCGGTTCATTTGCGGTGCCAGTAATGCCTCCTACAATTCGGTCCCAACCCGTCTGAGGAAGTGAATGTTAGTCCCTGTCGGGACCGGCCGGCCGGCGTTGCCGCGTTTCGGTCCCGGGCCGCTTTGCAGTGGCCAATCCATTCGAATCTCCTGTCTGAAGTTATCAAAATGCTGGATCGCCGCGAACTGTTTCCCAACGTTATTGAACTCAACTATCAGGCGCGCCGACGATTCGGTTGCTGCGTGTATCTGGTCTACTCCGGAAGCGACTGGATGCTGTTTGACATTGGCTACGAAGATACAGTCGATGAGTTGATTCATCTGATTCGCCAGATGGATTTTCCACTCGCGAATTGTCGCTATCTGGTTGCGACTCACGCAGATGCCGACCACGTCCAGGGATTTCATCGCGCCAAGGAATTGCTGCCAGGCTCTCAACTCGTTGCCCATCCCGAAGCAAAACGCATTCTCGAATCCGGCGATCGTATCGCCTCATTCGCCGAGATTCCTGCTCAGGAGATATCAATCTCCATGCCTCCCTTTCACGTTGACCGTGAAGTTAGTGAGGGCGACACGCTCGAGTTGAATGGTATTCAACTGGATGTCTGGGATACGCCCGGACATGCAGTCGGGCAGCTCGCTTTCCGTTTTGGGAATCTGCTGCTGTCCGGTGACAATATTTTCAGAGATGGATGCGTGGGAAGCATTGACGCGCACCATGGTTCTGACATTCCGGCATTCATTGACTCGTTGAAGCGAATCCAGGCAAGCGATGTGGACTGGTTGCTGCCCAGCCATGGTCCTGCTTTCCGAAATGACAAAGCCCTGCTTCAGTCGGCGATCGACCGTCTCGACGGCTATCAGCACATGGCGGACTTTGGAACGTGTGCTGTTGACTGGCCTCTGCTGGATGAATGGGAAGATGAACTTGCCAGGGGAGTGGCCCCTGAATGATGGGGTCCATTGGAGCGATGATCCCTTGCGACGGCTCTTCTGCGGAACAGTCACCAATACAAAACAGGCACCGATGCAGAACAGTCACCTGTCGGAGAGTGGCGGCAGGAAGCGATAACATGGCTTCAGAATCAGAAGTTGTGCCAGGATCTTTCCGGGGCACTCGGGCAGATCATTGGATGCCAACCAATGCTCGATGACTGTTCATCGTGCCCGTCGACGACAATTAGTCGCGAATAACAACGGTTGAACCGATCGAAAGCAGATTAAACACCTCTTCGATGTCTCCATCAGCAAGGTGAATACATCCACGGGAGCGGGCAGTTCCGATCGAATCGGCATCAATGGTCCCGTGGATACCGATGTGATCGCCAAGCCCCAGCCAGAATTCGCCAAGGGGATTCGACGGATCATCAGCGTCCACGACCCCACCGTCCGGATTGTACCAGGTGGGATTCTCCAGTTTCTCTTTGACCTTGAATTCGCCTCTTGGAGTTCGCTCTTCCTTGCCGATCCCCACCTGATAACGGTGGATAAACCATCCCTGCGCATGCACTGTCAGAGAGAATTCGTCGAGATCAACCAGCGCAGAGAACGGTCCACTGATGACTTTCAGCGTCTGTCCGGCCTGCAGGTCCCGAGGGGCGATGTTGTTGAGCCTGGCAAGGTAAGTCCACGGGACATTGTGTCGGGCCGCGATTGAATTCAATGTCTCTCCGAATTCCACGATGTGTGGATCTTCCAGCTGATAGTCCGATCCGGCAAAGATTTCTGCCGCCGTGTGCTCCAGACGGGATTTGATGAGCCGCCGATAGGATGGTTGTTTCCAGTAAATCCACGAGAGTCTGGCATGCGCTTCTGCAATATTTCCATCGCGGAAAAGCATATCAATCGCTCGAAGCCGTTCCGCGAGCTCCGCGGGAATGACACCCATTTGAGAATCACTATCGGCGTCGGAACTCGACTGCGCTGAAAGATCGGTGGGTTCTGCCAGTTCAAAAGATGCCGGACGAACCATCGAATCCTGCCGAAGGCTGTTTCGAGTGTTTTCGGGGACCACTGTCGTATCGAGAGGTTCGGACTGCATGGCGAGCGCAGATTGCAGCGGATCGGCGGCATCATTCCGCGTGGGCTGTAAATCCGCACTTCTGTCGACAATTTCATCCCAGGATGCGTCGAGCGGCGTTACTGCGTGCAGACTTGACGACGTTTCCGCCAGTGTTCCGGATGATGCGGGCCGTAACCGCGGAAAGTAGTCGAGTTGCCATGCGACCAATGCTGCAAACAAAATCGCCGCGATGACCCACGGTGTGGCAGGCTTCTTTGAATTTTCGAATGCGAATGGTTCCATCATCCCTGATCCTGCATCTGTTTTCCGTGACAGATTGCCCATCTGACTGGTTCATAGGAACCTGATTGCCGCCAAACAACTTGTGGTTCCGACGGTTGTTTTCTCAGCGTGGACGTCGGATTCTGGCATGAACAGGCGTTCGCTGCTATGCGAATTCTGCTGCCTGCCAGCAACATGTTCAAATGCCGGCGACAAGCGTTCCCGCCGACGATTCCCACGCCGCAGCGCAGCAAATCGGGCGAAGTGGAATATCGGCCGATGTGGCGGTGGCCGTCCGAGTCTTCAACGCGTTTCTTTCCTGCGTTTCGAGTGGTCACAGAATAATCCCGTGACTCGCGTTCTGCCCATATGTTCACGCGAAGCAGTGACCGATTGCTTTCGGTTCCGCCTTCCGGAGAACAGATCGAACTGCATTGGAACTTTGGCCTCAATTGCATTTGCGAAAATTTATTTCCGGTTTTTGTGTCACGACCGGACTTTCACTCCGTACCAACTGTGGACGTGGGTAGACCGTGTTCCGTCTCCCCGTTCTGCTCGGCCAGTTGTCTGTTCACAACTCTTCGATGGAGCACTCACTTCACGAGTCTGACGCTGAGTCAGCGTCAAGGGGTGACTGCGCGCTGTCGCAGCCACCATCGTCACTTGCGGCTGAAATCGTGTTTCATTCCCAAATATTCATTTCTCTGTAGAGGTCCCAATATGCTCATTTCCTGGCTTAGGCAGCAGTCTCACATCCTGGCGCGTCGAAACCCAGGATCCCGATCATCAGCTTCCTTCCGGAAACGATTGAGACGACGCGCTGCAGCGAACACTTCGCCCGGGGCGTGTATCTCCGAAGGTCTGGAAGACCGACTTCTGCTGACTGCTTACGTAGTCGACACTGTGGACGACTCGGCGCTTGTCGCGGACGGTATGTTGAGTTTGCGGGAAGCGATTACGGCCGCCAATACAAATCTGCCGTACCTGGACGCGGCGGCCGGTGAAGTCGGTCCGGGGGTGGTTGACACCATTACTTTTGCTGCGTCCCTCAGCGGTCAAACGATTACGCTCAACGGAACGTCTCTTTTAATCCTCGATGATTTGTCCATTTCGGATTCAAATGGCTCGCCGATCACCATCGACGCTGCGGATGCGAGTCGCATCTTTGAAATTGGAACCGGGACGGGATCTGTTTCAGCCGCCATCTCCAACGTAATGATAACTGGTGGGCAGGAAATTCGCGGTGGGGGTATCTTCGTCGGCAGTGGAGAGAGTCTGGTACTGGACAGCGTAACGATAACTGGGAACTCAGCCATTGGCCCAATCGGGTCAGATGGTGGCGGTGGCGTGTATAACGATGGCGGGACGTTGACGATCAGCAACTCGGTCGTCTCCGACAATCTTGCGACCGGAGTCTCCGGCAGTGGCGGTGGGCTATTCTCCGCAGGAGGCTCAGCCATCATCATGAATTCCATCTTTCAGGGGAACTCAGCGAACCGAGCAGGCGGTGGAATTGAAGTCCTGAACGGGGATGTCTCAATCCTGGACTCCGACCTTTCGGGGAATGACGTGAGCGGCGGCGCTGGTACCGCCAATCCTGGTAACGGTGGTGGTCTTCACATCACAGGCGGCGGAATGGTGACCATCACCGGCGGTACGGTGAACGGAAATACGGCTGCCAACGAAGGCGGTGGTCTTTGGAATCATGCGGCATCAACCCTGACAGTGAGCAGGTGACCATCTCCGGAAATATGGCACCGGAAGGCGCGGGAATCTTCAATAGCGATGCTGGGGCATCAGCACAGCCACAGTTTATGAATCAAACCTGCTGGAACTGAACAACAGTGGTGTCACCGGTACCGTTGTTCTGACCGCGTCAGATCGAAACGACGCTCAGAGAATCCAACGCTGACCGTCACTATTCAGGCCACCGGGCTTGAGGCCGATGTTCCTCATTCAGCATATTCATGGACGCTTCCTTGAGAATCTCATTGATCCCGGGATGAGTGAACGGCTCATTCTTCGAAGGCATGGGCGGCATCGCTGTCGATTCCGTTGCTCCGGTGGATCCGAGTTTCGATTCCAACAATGATGGCTTTCTGTCTCTCGGTGAAGGACTGGTCGGGTACGGCCCTGTGCTCCTGAATCTCTCAGTCCCACAAACGGCCGCTCCTCCTTCGGAGGCGCTCTGGCGAACTTTAACATCAATGACTTCCCACGGCTCCCGGAGGCATGATCAACTTCACTGACATACACATGGGATCTGACGAATGCAGACCAGGCTCGTCAGTTTCACAATCTGGAACCACTCAGCTTCCGTGAAATCGTTCTGCACGGCTTGACGGTCGGAGGAGCGTATGACCCCACGGCTCCAATCGCGTCGACGGAACTGACTCGGAAGATGGGTACAGTGCATGTGCAGAACTCGATGATCACCAACAATGTGGCGTCCGGAGATGGAGGTGGCATCTACAACCAAAGCGGCGAAATAACGTTGCTGGCAGGATCAATCGTTTCGAACGTGAGCGGAAGTGATACACCTGGTACAGGCGGCGGTGGAATATTCAATCACGGCACGATGCTTCTTGAAGGCGTCACGTTGAGTGACAATACGGCAATTGTCGGGCTGGGGAACGGAGGAGGCATTCTGAATGCTCCGGGTGGAGTCATCCAGCTGACGGGCGGCACTGTCAGCAACAACTCCGCAGCGCGGGCCGGAGGTGGTATCGAGAACAACAATGGAACGGTGATACTGCATCAAGTGGCGCTGCTGAGCAACACAGCGGGGATCAACGGCGGCGGGTTGCACGTCAGCTCAACCGGAACGACAGGAGTGGCCGGCAGTACGATCGTTGGCAATACGGCTCAGTCAGAAGGAGGGGGCTTATGGAATGGAACAGGCCTCATGACAGTCATCGGAAATACACTCATCGATGGGAATGCCGCTGGCGGTAGTGGAAGTGATCAGGGAGGCGGCGGCGTTTTCAACGCAGGTGGAACCATCGAAATAAATGGAGCGACGATCGTCAATAATGTTGCCGCCGGAGGAACGGTCTTTAGTCTGGACGGAGGACAGGAAGTACCTTCCGTGGCCACTTCAGCGACTGGTTCTGCTGGCTTCCTGTTTAACCCGAAGAACAATACGTTTAGCCTTCAACTTCGAGTCACCGGTGTTGAGCTTACGGATAGTACAGCTCTCCCGGAACTTGCCGGAGCACATATTCACCTGGCTGCTGCAGGTACGAACGGTGCGGTGATCGTGAATCTGGGGACGGTCGATTGGGTGGAAGTTGACGGAGGAATTGAGCTATCGCT
This window contains:
- a CDS encoding ribonucleoside-diphosphate reductase subunit alpha; translated protein: MIRARAEWIVRKRDGRTAPFDSKLIYRAITNAFSAETGSSRDDLDPNLQAEIITITEQVTNDISSDASTDSGVSVESIQDMVEIELMKRGHYRVARRYIVYRAEHEKIRSLQPSESLDDDQTVKPRLFVKLDDGVRVPFDSNRIRRRLELACQGLPECDSGDLLQEVMKSVFDGISVGEIYRATILAARCRIERDPAYDVVAARLLRMVICNEALGSSPADSEDYNKLYRNQFEHYVIDGIVADRLTPELRRFDLTRIAAALQPQRDSLFKYPGLQAVYDRYLLHIDGRRIETPQYFWMRVAMGLSLNEENPEDRAIEFYNILSTMRFTSATPTLFNSATNHPQLSSCYLSTVKDDLEHIFKCVSDNAKLSKWAGGLGNDWTSIRATNAYIKGTNGRSQGVIPFLKVVNDTAVAVNQGGKRKGAVCSYLETWHLDIEEFLDLRKNTGDDRRRTHDMHTANWIPDLFMKRVQMEAEWTLFSPDEVPDLHDLYGKAFEDRYLEYERMADEGRVRMFRRVPAMELWRKMLTRLFETGHPWITWKDPSNIRSPQDHCGVVHSSNLCTEILLNTSAAETAVCNLGSVNLPAHVLDGVLDLPLLEETVRTAMRMLDNVVDINFYPTDEARESNQKHRPVGLGLMGFQDALAAMNISYASQQAVEFADYSMEAISYFAILASSELAAERGVYGTYAGSKWDRGLLPIDTMEMLEKQRGIGIDVDRASRMDWTPVREAVARNGVRNSNCMAIAPTATISTIIGVSQSIEPMYKHLYVKSNLSGEFTHLNTSLVNELKSRGLWDADMLESLKYYDGILTEIERVPPDIKARYLTAFEVEPKWLIECAARRQKWIDMGQSLNLYMKEASGRKLHDMYLLAWRKGLKTTYYLRTLAATQVEKSTVDVNKFGVQPRWMKNKSASSDIQMSREDDRARPDGPEGGLAAPHAVPATDMTNVQACSLDNPDCEACQ
- a CDS encoding MBL fold metallo-hydrolase, with amino-acid sequence MLDRRELFPNVIELNYQARRRFGCCVYLVYSGSDWMLFDIGYEDTVDELIHLIRQMDFPLANCRYLVATHADADHVQGFHRAKELLPGSQLVAHPEAKRILESGDRIASFAEIPAQEISISMPPFHVDREVSEGDTLELNGIQLDVWDTPGHAVGQLAFRFGNLLLSGDNIFRDGCVGSIDAHHGSDIPAFIDSLKRIQASDVDWLLPSHGPAFRNDKALLQSAIDRLDGYQHMADFGTCAVDWPLLDEWEDELARGVAPE
- a CDS encoding L,D-transpeptidase family protein; this encodes MGNLSRKTDAGSGMMEPFAFENSKKPATPWVIAAILFAALVAWQLDYFPRLRPASSGTLAETSSSLHAVTPLDASWDEIVDRSADLQPTRNDAADPLQSALAMQSEPLDTTVVPENTRNSLRQDSMVRPASFELAEPTDLSAQSSSDADSDSQMGVIPAELAERLRAIDMLFRDGNIAEAHARLSWIYWKQPSYRRLIKSRLEHTAAEIFAGSDYQLEDPHIVEFGETLNSIAARHNVPWTYLARLNNIAPRDLQAGQTLKVISGPFSALVDLDEFSLTVHAQGWFIHRYQVGIGKEERTPRGEFKVKEKLENPTWYNPDGGVVDADDPSNPLGEFWLGLGDHIGIHGTIDADSIGTARSRGCIHLADGDIEEVFNLLSIGSTVVIRD